One region of Juglans regia cultivar Chandler chromosome 4, Walnut 2.0, whole genome shotgun sequence genomic DNA includes:
- the LOC109001254 gene encoding uncharacterized protein LOC109001254 yields the protein MEMDEMGLVELFGYDKLERELILSQNNLSSTSPEYCALYDFRDEMTPEEEYSYSEQVLKSDGFDVSDIPGVNCLNQILPCNIDYNYDEYKRYSQLAIDEYNRRFKDDNAELEFVKVLKAMGQASRGIMYYITFMAKDLGDGGEIKTYQAVVLDGLEAETAESFRLKPPEDERDSGSHERQWFWKNHLCNDETCCI from the exons ATGGAGATGGACGAGATGGGTCTTGTGGAATTGTTTGGTTACGACAAGCTGGAAAGAGAATTAATCCTCAGCCAAAATAATTTGTCTTCAACTTCGCCGGAATATTGCGCGTTATATGATTTCCGTGATGAGATGACACCAGAGGAAGAGTACTCCTACAGCGAACAAGTTTTGAAGAGTGAC GGCTTTGATGTTTCTGACATCCCTGGCGTCAATTGTCTCAACCAAATTCTACCATGCAACATAGACTACAACTATGATGAGTATAAACGGTATTCTCAGCTCGCAATAGACGAATACAATCGTCGGttcaag GATGACAATGCAGAGTTGGAGTTTGTTAAGGTCTTGAAGGCAATGGGTCAGGCTTCGAGGGGAATCATGTATTATATAACCTTCATGGCCAAGGATCTTGGCGATGGAGGTGAGATTAAGACGTATCAAGCTGTGGTATTAGATGGGCTAGAAGCTGAGACAGCGGAATCCTTTAGGCTAAAGCCCCCCGAGGATGAGCGAG ATTCTGGCAGTCATGAGAGACAGTGGTTTTGGAAAAATCACCTTTGCAATG ATGAAACATGTTGTATTTGA
- the LOC109015052 gene encoding multicystatin-like has translation MEMDDMGLVELFGYDELDRELLLSQNNLSSSSPEYCALYDFRDEMTPEEEYSYSEQVLKSDGFDVSDIPGVNCLNQILPCKIDYNYDEYKRYSQLAIDEYNRRFKDANAELEFVKVLKAMGQASRGIRYYITFMAKDLGDGGEIKTYQAVVLDGIDSVTAKSFRLKPPEDEPESCSHGRRWFWENHL, from the exons ATGGAGATGGACGACATGGGTCTTGTGGAATTGTTTGGTTACGACGAGCTGGATAGAGAATTACTCCTCAGCCAAAATAATTTGTCTTCATCTTCGCCGGAATATTGCGCGCTATATGATTTCCGTGATGAGATGACACCAGAGGAAGAGTACTCCTACAGCGAACAAGTTTTGAAGAGTGAC GGCTTTGATGTTTCTGACATCCCTGGCGTCAATTGTCTCAACCAAATTCTACCATGCAAGATAGACTACAACTATGATGAGTATAAACGGTATTCGCAGCTCGCAATAGACGAATACAATCGTCGgttcaag GATGCCAATGCAGAGTTGGAGTTTGTTAAGGTCTTGAAGGCAATGGGTCAGGCTTCGAGGGGAATCAGGTATTATATAACCTTCATGGCCAAGGATCTTGGCGATGGAGGCGAGATTAAGACGTATCAAGCTGTGGTATTAGATGGTATAGACTCTGTGACAGCGAAATCCTTTAGGCTAAAGCCCCCCGAGGATGAGCCAG AATCTTGCAGCCATGGGAGACGGTGGTTTTGGGAAAATCACCTTTGA